Proteins encoded together in one Impatiens glandulifera chromosome 1, dImpGla2.1, whole genome shotgun sequence window:
- the LOC124916738 gene encoding anaphase-promoting complex subunit 11-like: protein MNMVFRWHAIASWTWDAQDDSCGICRMAFDGCCPDCKLPGDDCPLIWGACNHAFHLHCILKWVNSQTPQAHCPMCRREWQFKG from the exons ATGAACATGGTGTTTAGGTGGCATGCAATTGCTTCATGGACTTGGGATGCACAAGATGATTCATGTGGGATTTGTAGGATGGCTTTTGATGGTTGTTGTCCAGATTGTAAGCTACCTGGTGATGATTGTCCATTAA TTTGGGGTGCTTGCAACCATGCTTTTCATCTCCATTGTATCTTAAAATGGGTGAATTCACAGACCCCTCAAGCGCATTGCCCCATGTGTCGTCGTGAATGGCAGTTCAAGGGATGA
- the LOC124920268 gene encoding transcription factor LHW: protein MGYLLKEALKSFCGVNQWSYAVFWKAGLQNPKLLIWEECYYDPLPVISGIDASELALEEWEACWNSSGSNSSLFGIHEEDKVHILVNQMMLDNQIKIVGEGLVGRAAFTGQHLWIIGENFTREAFHPPQVLCEMHRQMAAGMKTIAVIPIPDCGVVQLGSTLNISENFEFVNGVKTLLVQLGCVSSSVVFDNDSFPFAGNDSVCSSVSRAPSDLFEQNFVKYDGGLSVINENLDEILEPPSSGGGGGDDLFDILGSDFRKRMFNDGRRTLKTDDLHCSNSDLYSFDGGNSTSGVFSVNSCDNLLDAVVNNVWSSGSNKQISDDSLSCKTSITNGGLFGGGSCSFKSERTKEDAVVNNCSQASSSHFGSQISSLIGQSQSASTAYSKKQDEVCKSNRKRLKPGENPRPRPKDRQMIQDRMKELREIVPNGAKCSIDALLERTIKHMIFLQGVTKHADKLKQTGESKIIGNDGGLHLKDNFGGGRTWAYEVGSQSMMCPIIVEDLNAPRQMLVEMLCEERGLFLEIADIIRGLGLTILKGVMETRNDKIWARFSVEANRDVTRMEIFMSLVHLLEQTAATKNISSSTHGINCFEKNNDNLIAPVPPIGFR, encoded by the exons ATGGGTTATCTGTTGAAAGAAGCTTTGAAATCTTTCTGTGGAGTTAATCAATGGTCATATGCTGTTTTCTGGAAGGCTGGTTTGCAAAACCCCAA GCTTCTAATCTGGGAAGAATGTTACTATGATCCACTTCCTGTAATTTCTGGCATTGATGCCTCTGAACTTGCTTTGGAAGAGTGGGAAGCTTGCTGGAACTCTTCTGGATCTAATTCTTCTTTGTTTGGTATTCATGAAGAGGATAAAGTTCATATTCTGGTTAATCAAATGATGTTGGATAACCAGATTAAAATTGTTGGAGAAGG ATTAGTTGGTCGGGCTGCGTTTACTGGTCAACATCTATGGATTATTGGGGAGAATTTCACAAGAGAAGCCTTTCATCCTCCTCAG GTTCTATGTGAGATGCACAGACAAATGGCAGCCGGTATGAAG ACTATTGCTGTGATACCTATACCTGATTGTGGTGTTGTTCAGCTTGGTTCGACTTTGAAT ATTTCAGAGAATTTTGAGTTTGTTAATGGTGTTAAGACTCTACTCGTTCAACTAGGATGCGTTTCCAGTAGTGTTGTGTTTGATAATGATTCGTTTCCTTTTGCTGGTAACGATTCGGTCTGTTCTTCAGTTTCTCGAGCCCCGAGTGATCTTTTCGAGCAAAACTTTGTGAAATATGACGGCGGTTTGAGCGTAATAAATGAGAATCTAGATGAAATCTTGGAACCGCCTTCTTCGGGTGGTGGTGGGGGTGATGATCTATTTGATATTTTAGGGTCGGATTTCAGAAAGAGAATGTTCAATGACGGGAGGAGAACATTGAAAACAGACGATCTTCATTGTTCTAACTCCGATTTATATTCATTCGACGGAGGAAACTCGACAAGTGGTGTTTTCTCGGTAAACAGTTGTGACAATCTGTTAGATGCTGTTGTGAACAACGTTTGGAGTTCAGGTTCAAACAAACAGATCTCAGACGACAGTCTGTCGTGCAAGACTTCGATAACGAATGGAGGGTTGTTTGGCGGAGGATCTTGTTCTTTTAAATCTGAACGCACTAAGGAAGATGCCGTTGTCAATAACTGCTCCCAAGCCAGTAGTTCACATTTCGGATCTCAAATCAGTTCGCTGATTGGACAAAGCCAGAGTGCTTCAACTGCTTATTCGAAGAAGCAGGACGAGGTTTGTAAAAGTAACCGTAAACGACTCAAACCGGGAGAGAATCCTCGACCTAGGCCAAAAGATCGACAGATGATTCAAGACCGGATGAAAGAATTGCGCGAAATTGTACCCAATGGAGCAAAg TGTAGCATCGATGCATTGCTGGAGCGAACGATCAAACATATGATTTTCTTGCAAGGTGTTACGAAACATGCTGACAAGTTAAAACAAACCGGGGAATCCAAG ATAATAGGCAATGATGGAGGGCTGCACTTGAAAGATAACTTTGGGGGAGGAAGAACATGGGCTTATGAAGTTGGATCACAATCCATGATGTGTCCAATCATAGTCGAAGATCTGAATGCTCCTCGTCAAATGCTTGTCGAG ATGCTTTGTGAAGAACGTGGTTTGTTTCTAGAGATCGCCGATATAATTAGAGGACTCGGATTAACAATCTTGAAAGGTGTGATGGAAACCCGGAATGACAAGATCTGGGCACGCTTTTCTGTTGAg GCTAATAGAGACGTGACGAGGATGGAGATATTTATGTCGTTAGTTCATCTTTTAGAGCAAACCGCCGCCACGAAAAATATTTCTTCATCAACACATGGAATTAACTGCTTTGAGAAGAACAACGATAACTTGATTGCCCCGGTTCCTCCTATAGGTTTTCGTTAG